AGCTCACCAAGCAGATCTTCAATAACTTGCATGCTTTAGTGAGGACGCATCCACCGAGCGGTTTAAAAGCAGAGCAAAAACGTACACATTCAGCTGGATACGATGGAAATTTGGAAAATAAAGCAGAGACAGAATTGGCATAAAAGAGTTATACTACAGCTGCTTGATTATTGTCGCATagtaatataaagatatatatatatacaagaaacaAATTCTAGATTTAGAGGCTGGTGCGGCTGCCCtacagagaagaagaaaaggcgTGCGGCAGAGGCTTACCTCAGGAAAAACAGAGGTACCGTGGGGAAAGTGACGCGACGGAGCTGGGCTACCTGAGGCGATGGCCTTCGTTCGAGAGCTTATGAAGATGGCAAAGAACTCTGTTGAAGGAGGAGGATCCTCTTACTCCGATTTGAATGCCTTGATTGAAGATCTGAGATCCCAAGCCATTGCTGGTGAAGCTACCGAggatggaaagaaagaaaagaaacgcACGCTGGAGGGCATATAAGAGCATGggtcttcttcatttttcctctTGGAATTCATTTTCGGGACGAAGAGAAAGATCCGAAGActgaaagaagagagaagacgAACAGACATAAGGAAAGGAGTTTGGTTTTGGAGAGTTAAACGAAAGAGAATATGCAGAATAGAAGACGTAAAGGTGAATTTAAGAAATTAAGAAGAAGAACTGACATACATCCCAACAATTTACACGGcgttaaataaaacaataaaaatagacggaaaaacaagaaaacaagaattACTGTTAACTAACCGTTAGATAGGCACTTTTTATAATAGAGAGATTTGtagaatttgatttataatgaaaatattaaattcaattatGTCATATTAATTGCATCAATAATATTAGTTGAGGGTACACGATGATCTATCCTCTATATAAACTTACAGAAataactttctttttcaaatattatggggGCAAAAAACTCGTTCGAACTCACACaatcattttatatatgtacaccaacttttttttaattattctctctccctctctctctctctctctgtgtatatatataatatgcatagATATGATCAATCCCGACATgtcatataacatgtatataatcAATTCAATTCCAAAAACTAACCGTAGTGTAAGTCAAGGACAGAGATGTTATGATCTGGAGGTCTGATGAAGCCAGAGCTAGTTTCTTCAAgtttgagtaatgctatatatcatagtctcatcttatttttatcctactaaataagatgtggtacatttattttatttttatcctattaaataagatgtggcacatttatcatcattaaataataaagaagtatgtaataaatgatcattcaattatGATAAATCCAACACATTATATTTAATGGAATGAAAGTGGAATAATAGCatggtatatagaattttcttatttaatagcATATGGTACAATGAAAACTAAATGTTACCCGCAACACTCATTTTTCCTGTAGTTAtaagtctttttttttaatatttgcatAATCTAATGCCGCATATTCTTAGACTTTATTtgtcaaattattattattattttttgttttaaatttacataatttaacGAGGATGCTCTAAAATCTAGAACCTTAAAAGATTGTGAGcgaataagagataaaaatatatatatatatatatatataaggcagGTAACGCAGCATTCGTTGTTGTGCTTTTAAAtctttcaaataatattaaaattcagTCAATATTTAGACATATTTTCCGTTTTTAGATTCTAGAATTCCAACCTATCGTTACTCTGTCCTTGTAACGCAGCTTACTTCTTTATTTAAGGAAGCACCGCCCGCGAGGGGAGGGCATGCCACACATACATTCCCCACTAGCCTTCTCTTTTGATTTCCCATTCTCTCCCACCTTCCATCTCATGCTGCTATACTTCATCAAGGACATGATTACTGATTTCAGTTCTTAGCTAGTTATATACATAAACAGCACTCATCGATCGTtacgaaaaataaaagaagttcaAAAACTTTGTTCAGGGCCGCCTAACCAGTTCAGAATGTCGGGGAAGAGAGTTTTCAACTACCAAattctgaaatttttttttgttatcgtACTTTTAGTACTGCAGGGAAATTGTGGCCTTGCAGGTTCTAGTTTTGTCAGAACAGAAGGAACCCATTTCGTTCTGAACGGCAAATCCTTGTACTTGAACGGCTTCAATGCATACTGGATGATGTACATGGCATCTGACCCTTCGACCCGGGCCAAGGTCTCTACTGCTTTCCAACAAGCTTCCAAGAATGGGATGAATGTGGCAAGAACTTGGGCTTTCAGTGATGGTGGTTTCAGGTCTCTCCAGTCTTCTCCTGGTTTGTATAATGAGGATGTGTTCAGGGTATGTACGTATATTAATGGTTATTTTACAGGCCccctttttttctctgttttcctTATTAATTTGCTCCGGTTCCTCGTTTTGATCAATGGTAGATTGAAAAACGAAAACATGAACCTAGTAATATTTCCTGGTTTAATGTCTGAACTGCAATGCTCAGGGATTGGACTTTGTAATCTCAGAAGCCAGAAGATATGGAGTGTATCTAATACTGAGTTTGGTGAATAACTTTGAAGATTTTGGGGGAAGAAAGCAATACGTAGAGTGGGCAAGGGAGCGAGGTCAGCATTTGAACAACGATGATGACTTTTATACACACCCTGTCGTCAAAGGATATTACAGAGATCATGTCAAGGTACCGATGGACAATATCAGTGTCCCCGATCCATCCTCTGTTTTCTTGTAGTTTAGGGCTTTTCCTTGGTTTTCACGAACTCTTGAATCGCCTTTTTTTCTTCACATACACACATTCGAGTTCTTGATCTTGAGagtcatgatgatcatgatattATCATGcatcttagaaaaaaaatattggcaaCAAGTGAGTTTATTTATGAGCCGAAACAAGTGAACTGAGACTATTATTATATGCGAAAAATGGGTAGAAATAGCTTGTCACTGAGACTATACACCTTCTTCTGTAAAAACATTTTGAGAACTACTGTTTATTGACAACAAAACGTACAAGATAGTAAACTAGGTAGGTTTGGACGTTCTTTTTCAacgtttttttttccttggcaGCGGTAGGTAGGTTGGACGTTCGAACTCATGAAGTGAATATTTCTTAAAACTATCAGACTTTTATGCATGAGGTGGTTCAAAGATGCAGTGAAGCTCGCAAACTATCACTAGTACGGCCCCTAggctatatattataaatttatatgtgaCTTGCTCTTATATTTGTGGGGTCCATCTTCGATAGTTCTAACTTCCACGcccttcttttttttgttgttttcatGATCTATTAATTGGTAGACTTCTAAATGGTGATATATTGGTAGAGCATGGATacaaatattaatgtattagGGGCTGAGCCGTTAGAGGGCTAGCTAGGTCATTAAAAAGTTTGTCTAGCTAAAGCCTCCAACTAATAAAGAATCAAAGACTAGCTGcttattataaaagaaatgctttaattataaaggtattttataaaaataaatctatctcgatataatattatagattttaaaattatttttatggtaaagtaaatctaacatatcatataaaatcatatcaatttgttaatttacttttaaaaattaccaattctttttctattaataatgataaagaaaagaattaGTAATTAATCACTTCAATTAATTATCTTAAATTGCTTGCTATTTTGTTTTAGTCATGAGATGCAAAAAGGAAAGAGTAAAACATTTATTGTGTAAtttaagggaaaagaaaaaataaataaatagattagccacattttcttataatttgtgATCTGACCTCTCAAATCTTTTATATATCTGTACACTAAAAATTTCTCtttgtattaatattgatgCATGCGATCATTGTGACTTGAGAAATAGATTGGTTATGTTAtctaatgaaaataatattttatttattggttATTTGAGTATATATGTTCTTCTGGAACGTATCCTGATCATCTTTTAAATAGAGTTTTCAAATGACTGATCTACCTTATAATTAGATTATATCTTCCAGAGTTGATTATAGATATTGTAGAACATTCACTTTATCTATAATTAACTCTGACTCACCAATTGGGGCGAAAAAAGGTTTAAAATTTACTCATTTGTTCTTGAAATGGTGATTACATTGGAATCATGCAGATGGTGCTCACGAGGAAAAACTCCATTACCGGGATGTTGTATAAAGACGACCCTTTCATTTTTGCATGGGAATTAATGAATGAACCTCGTTGCCAAACTGACCcgtctggcagatttattcaggtctctctctgatctctctgcAAGAAAATGTTGCCTACTTTGTGGCTTTGATATATAACGACTAAAAGCCAATCTgcatatatcattttgttttttatggtcATCTGAATGTAATGTTCTTCAGGAATGGGTGACAGAAATGACAGCATATGTAAAGTCCATTGATGAGAATCATTTACTAGAAATAGGGCTGGAAGGATTTTATGGGAAAACAGCAAAGCAGATGTACAATCCTGGGAACCAGCTTGTTGGGACTGATTTCATTTCCAACAATCAGTTACCCCAAGTTGATTTTGCCACCATTCATCTCTACCCTGAGCAATGGTATTTATGTTTTCCAAAACCTCCCTGCATACATGatgaaaacacaaaaatcactTGCACTTTAGAATAATAATGAAGACTATCGACGATGGCAGGTTAGCGGGTTCAAACGATGAGGTCCAAGCTGCTTTTGTGGATAAATGGATTGAAGCGCACATTGCAGACTCAAAATCAGTACTGAATAAACCACTCATTCTGGGTGAGTTTGGAAAGTCTTCAAAGCTCCCTGGTTACAGCCTAGAAAAAAGGGACCATTATTTTAGTAAGCTGTATAACGCCATCTACACCAACGCTAGGAGTGGAGGCCCATTTTTGGGTGGGATTTTCTGGCAACTTATGGCCCAAGGAATGGATAATTTTAGAGATGGGTACGAGGTTGTATTGGAGGAAAGCCCTTCAACAGCCAGGGTGATCGCTCTACAGTCTCGCATTCTCTCAACTCTCCCATGAAAGTACATCTTTTGTCAATCCTGTTAAGTGTACTCgctaatataaacaaaataatgtcGAAAAGTAAGAACTCGATTAAGATGACCCAACTTCTTGAGCACACTTGAACAATAATTGTTACAAATCACTCATCTCTTTCCTAAAAACCTTCAATAAATGTCACAAATCACTCCTACTAACACAATATTACTGACAATTCGAAGAAATTTTGGATGTTTCATCACTTTACGAGGATAGGGTTCTCGATTCTGGACTGTAGAGGCTACCCTTTTGTCTAGAATTCACGTTGCAACATTCTTgggttctctttttttttttcgtctttttttcttgttcacGTGGATGTTTGATTTTCTGGTAAGTGGAGTTGAGTCTTTCCGGGCGTTGCCAGCTTAcacaaatctaatatattagCATTGTTATACTGAAATCATTTATCTATTCTGAGGCTGTTACATAGATGTCCAAGTTTAGGCCTTGCATCCATCCACGACGCGAACTCCATCTCCGCTGCTGAAGTACCTGAAggtaattagaaaaaaatatcacCTACAGGATGGATACAAAAGAACTCGATATATGGAAGAGCACAATAAGAAAAGTAAAACATTGCGTTTAAAAGCTTGAAGATCATGCATGCAGTAGAAACATaccaaatccaaacaaaaacgAACAAGCTAATGAGAACCTGGAAACTAGCAGCACATGAAAGTTCAACCGCCTCTGTACCACACCAGAAAAACAAATTTGGCATCCAACTgagaaatccaaaaatatccatGAGAATAAAACCCCCACCCAAACAGAGTACCTTAATACACACAGGATGGAGAAATAAATCTGAAAATGCTCTTCAAAGTCAGATCCCATCGATAGAAAAAAggggatgaaaaaaaaaaaaaaaacccataagAAATAACAAATTTGGCATGCAAccgacactacaagaaatcgggCCTTTTCCAtcgatttatttttgttgaaaataaaatcgctgcaatagcaTATTAAAAGCATTTGAGGATGCTGCATACTTTTAAAacagtaattttcttttatgactATTTGCAGCAATTTTTTGCTTATTACAACGAAAATTAttgctgcaaaaaaaaaaaaaaacctgttcATTATTGAATATTGCAGCGCTTTTTAGTGTTATTGCAATGATTTTTTCCGTTCgagttaagaaaatgattttgcaGCGTTGTATTGTTCACTACTACAACTCGTGGTCGCGCCAAACACCTTATTTCACTTTTATATTTCCCCCCAAGTTTTTTTTCCCTCACGTTTGCTCACTCCGGCCGATTTGCAACAGTTCTGCTTCACTTCCCTTTCGTTCCCATCAAGCTTTGTCGTAGCTCAATCCACCCCAACGAAAACCTAGTTCCCTTGCGTTCTCGAGTGGCTTGAGCTCCTCCACCTCTAGCCACTTTCCAACAATTTCATTCCATTTTCAGCGCTATTTTCGTTtagatttttcaaaaaagattttgaaatcTCCCAATCGTAAACCCTAGTGTGCACACGTCCTTCCATTTTATTTGGTTGTGGTCTCCGTTTGGGAAGTTGAATGACTACGTTTCCACCTTCGCTGGAATAGACGATTCTGTGCCTCCATTTCTAATCCGAAGTGCCTAGTCTTCTGTTTTCCCAACTTCATCAAACGAGACTCCAGGTATCTTCTATTTCTTGTGAATTTATGAAACCCCTTTACGAGTAGGTTGCATTACAAACGTTGTCGTTTTTCAGATGTACACTTGTATTTTTTGCAACATGATGTGAAACtgatgtgcatgtgtgtgtgtttgagGTATACTAGTTGTGTAGCTGCCTCTTGTGTTTGGAGGAAAGGTTGTGTGATTAGATAATTAATAGCATTAAGCAAATAGAACTTCTGTAATTCTGAACTAGAAGCAACGATTTTAACAACACTACCCATTTAGCTTTTTggaacaatttttatttgtggCTGGGTTTCTAGCATCATATTTTCCCAGTATTGTATGATAGAAAATTATCCATAATATAgatacattatatttttaacatcaaAATATTGAACTGAAatgctaaaaagaaaaataatcacatttTAACAAGTTGTGCCATTTATGCTGCAGAATGTTCCTTTCTCCATCTTATGACTGGTGGGATTTGGTCCTGTTTTTCCAActtatttatgtaattaaaatatacaaGGGACAAGCAAATAAATGCTGAAATTAATAAATAGTAGAAAGCCCCAACTTCGTGCCAAGAAGATCAAACTGCCATACTCTATAAATAAGATAAGAGCATCGATATTGTGGTCTGGGTGTTAGGCTGCTCTAAATACTTACAAATATTTATTAGCTGAAGAGTTTGATTGATATTTTAAACTAGAATAACATGTATCCTTCTGCCCCCACTATGGGCATCTCTTTCAATCAATATAGAAAGATGCAGTGCATGATATTATATGCACTTTCAATCAATATAATCACATttgcaacagttttttttttatctaatttcagCGGTTTTAGTTGCATTTTCAGCATCTAGGTTATGCTGAAAATAagtatttgcaacaattttgaaGATATTCGCTATAAATACTGGacatcaattgcagcgatttattgagtatttgcaaggattttAACTGTTGTAATTAAGATTTCTCAATGATATATCTTTATGGATTTGCGGGCAGTTGCAGCGATGTTGATAAGgttagcaaggaaaaaaaatcgctGCTAAAAGTAGTTTAACCAGCaaaatttcttttatcgttaGTTTGGGCAAAAAAGACGAGATTATAGAAGCAATTGTgcaaggaatttaaaaaagttgaaaataagTACATGCAACATTTTAGATAGTTTTTTTACAacgattttaagcgctgcaaaTGACCTGATTTCTTGTAATGCGAAAAACTCGAAAAGAAAAACTACATttggacaaaaaataaaaataaaaaactactgCCAAAAAACAAACCAGGATcatttaaagtaaaaaaaaaaaaaaaaaaaaaaaaaaaaagcaagcaaACACAGGAAACAAACTTGGGAAAAAAACTTCAGAATTTACCCTTTCTTCAAAGGCAACGACGCAGACGGAAACCCATGTCTCCTCGGTCCAAGGTCTCCACCACATGAAAGGACCTAACATCACTACAAAACATGAAGAGGACCTAACTGGCCGCCATGGAAACGTACTGAACCCGTACGCAGAGCGTTTTCACCTTCTGTCTCTCTCTGATACTGCGAAGGTGGTCTTCCGATCTGCTTATGTAAGATGTTCCGAGTTTGGACGGCTCTGATGAATAACAGGACATGTACAAATCTTTATCatccaaattaattaattaatattgcttTTTATTTAACCCACCGTTCAATTCTTTaacaaaagttaaatattttagaatattaaatataaaaatttgatgtatagttatttttatatattttattaatatatttggttatattatttttataatataaaataattattttgattaatcacattaataaaatatataaaaaatatataaaaatcattatacTTAACAAAACTCAATTAAATAGCATACTCAATTAAATAGCATAAAATAGATGGTGAAATTAATACTCCATTTCTCGTTTGACACCCTTGggatataaaaaaagaattttattacttACAAATACTAATTccgctatttttatttttaaaatttaaatttacatcaTTATCCGGCTTTTCTCTCAAAGTCAAAACACTGCATAGGCTGCATGCGGGACCAACAGATAAGCCTTGGATCCCAACAGATGAGCCCAAAAATTAAGGCAGTCCGCTTTATCCAAatgttccattttcttttttataatatttaattctttCCATAATTGAGAAAGTAAGCATTGTAATAACGTGAGTGCCGGTATGACTGTTTAAAGTAGatcttatttttcaaatggaAAAGTATAGTTAGATGTATaattgcgtactaatctgtgtattaatgtgatgtgattggttaaaaagtaaattttattaaaaataatgttaatttaaattttaattatgaataaatcagtattggtatacagattagtgcacgactGTATTAGTACACGACTGTGtttatatgtagtaaaactcttttcaaatttttatcaaattacaTTTTGTAAACTTATATTAAATTTGTTTAATGTGTATATTATTAGGGTggtcatatatattattttattttcaaatctttagttcatatattagtatttatatTACTAGATTGAATGGATATATAATGCAGTGttgactttttttctttcatcttcttgtaaagtttttttttttctttttcgttgtgtcatttgcaatgaaaatatatatatctatatatatatatatatatgttgtttttttttttcctttcattttgtcTTGAATTCTTTTCTTTAGTTATGTGATTTTCGTATTTGTAAATAAATGTACTTTTTTCGGATTAGCgtgcatattaattttttttccatatatatatatatatatatatatatatataattaacttatatatttttaaacactGGGCTAGAGATGATCTAAGGCTGATTTTAGGTTTATggtaatttcaaaaatataggtgaatcaaatcaaataattttaatataaaataatatatctacttgtgagaattttgtaaattattGAGGTGGGttgttaataagataaaaatatagaaaacttTCAATTGGGCATGTGTGCTCTATgcttaaatttgaaaataaagttgaaaatgaatttttgcaAAAATAATTCCACTCAACCACTCTACTaaaatgctcaaatttcacaaaatcttaaaaattgaGTGTCAATCATTTAAAGATTTAGCTAACAGCTTCCTAATCATATATGtacatgtatttatttataatctcaattcaaaattattttcagcATTCTTAATTTTAGTTATAATTAGTTAGATATTTTGGTATGTCAAtgtgaaattttattaatccaTTTATAacatttcttatttctttactgTTTAATATTAGTAGATCATCCTGATTCTTTGCAACATATTTCAATTTCTAAAGTCGATACTTGTGGTCAATAATTTCTGTTAAGAGGTAGATTAGTTacgattaaaagaaaaaaatgaaaacaatattttgattgagcttacaaaaatgaaaacaatattttaattgagcttacaaaaatttgagactCTTGTAGCCTCATTTTTCAAATGCTCATTCTCTTTATAAAGCGCCATGTCATCCTTAGCTCTTATTACAAGCGAGAGGAGTAATTATAAAGAtatatactttatttttatcttaatcaAATATATAGTACTTTGAACTAGGCATACGTGCCTCAAGCACGTAAAGTCTTACTagtatatatctattttattataataagtagTTATTtaattgtgaatagtaatttttataattttttcattaacttttattgtttttgttaagtTTTATTTTACCAAAAGGCCTTTTAAGACTCTTGACCATTTGACATATAGCTTCTTtatagaatttaataaaatatcatgtTTTATCAAAAAGTCTTTAAGATCCTTGACTATTTGACGTGTAGCTCTATTATAGAATTTAATTAAAGATCATGTTTTATCAAAAGACCCTTAATAGCCCCGCGCCGCACATGAATTGACGTctcttttttatatcttttttgtTCTGATAATgtaatcattttcctttctttttgtttcaatttttttaaataaaaaattaaaatgactttagTCTTTAGAACATAAACGCTTTAGAGTATTCTCATTGTAAAATtcaattttaagtaaatttaactaataaaatacttaaaacactcaatatataagattaaattttaattattaatttaattagaatataattattattaatattaatatttaatattattgatttgattagaatataattattattattattttaattagtaaaactataaaatgtgataaaaaaaataaaaagttaaaaaattattaaattaataatattttattattatatagagagtaaatTCAATATAGATGCAGACCAATACTCATATTTTGCtaaagtttagatttttttaatcttaattttttacttttgtttaaccttatattttctttttccaaacaaataagttactgacttttttatttttatttaaatcattatgtcAGGTGCATCCCGAGCCTAACGCACTCAGGGCCattccataatatatatatatatatggatcacAACACgtcatataacatgtatataatagCTCAATTCCAAAAACTAACTGTAGTGTGAGTCAAGGACAGAGATGTTATGATCTGGAGGACTGATGAAGCTGGCGCTAGTTTCTTCAAGTTTTTGTCTAAAATCTAAGACTTGTTAttgtaaaatctaaaatcttaaaAGAGTGTGAGTgaataagagataaaaaaaaaaatatatatatatatatatatataaggcagGTAACACAGGATTCGTTGTTGTgcttataaatctttcaaataaCATTAAAATTCAGTCAATATTTAGACATATTTTCGGTTTTTATTTAAGGAGGCACCGCCCGCGAGGGAGGGCATGCCACACATACATTCCCCAGTACTAGCCGTCCCTTTGGATTTCCCATTCTCTCCCACCTTCTATCTCATGCTGCTATGCTTCATCAAGGACATGAGTACTGATTTCAGTTCTTAGCTAGTTATCTACCTAGAAAGCACTCC
This genomic window from Carya illinoinensis cultivar Pawnee chromosome 7, C.illinoinensisPawnee_v1, whole genome shotgun sequence contains:
- the LOC122315254 gene encoding mannan endo-1,4-beta-mannosidase 4-like, which gives rise to MSGKRVFNYQILKFFFVIVLLVLQGNCGLAGSSFVRTEGTHFVLNGKSLYLNGFNAYWMMYMASDPSTRAKVSTAFQQASKNGMNVARTWAFSDGGFRSLQSSPGLYNEDVFRGLDFVISEARRYGVYLILSLVNNFEDFGGRKQYVEWARERGQHLNNDDDFYTHPVVKGYYRDHVKMVLTRKNSITGMLYKDDPFIFAWELMNEPRCQTDPSGRFIQEWVTEMTAYVKSIDENHLLEIGLEGFYGKTAKQMYNPGNQLVGTDFISNNQLPQVDFATIHLYPEQWLAGSNDEVQAAFVDKWIEAHIADSKSVLNKPLILGEFGKSSKLPGYSLEKRDHYFSKLYNAIYTNARSGGPFLGGIFWQLMAQGMDNFRDGYEVVLEESPSTARVIALQSRILSTLP